A single region of the Vicia villosa cultivar HV-30 ecotype Madison, WI linkage group LG4, Vvil1.0, whole genome shotgun sequence genome encodes:
- the LOC131594678 gene encoding large ribosomal subunit protein uL18c-like, translating into MLSSSLSFLHSCTFPSSSSSLFTIPSPNPNSPSSLSFVVEAKSSTRREDRTARHVRIRKKVEGTPERPRLSVFRSNKHLFVQVIDDTKMHTVASVSTMQKAIAEEFNYTSGPTIEVAKRVGEIIAKYCLAKGITKVAFDRGGYPYHGRVKALADAAREHGLEF; encoded by the exons ATGTTATCTTCTTCGCTCTCATTCCTTCACTCTTGCACATttccctcttcttcctcttccttgtTCACAATTCCATCTCCAAATCCCAATTCTCCGTCTTCTTTATCCTTTGTGGTTGAAGCCAAGTCAAGTACCCGAAGGGAAGACAGAACTGCTCGCCATGTTCGTATCAGGAAGAAG GTTGAAGGAACACCCGAAAGACCAAGATTGTCTGTCTTCCGATCCAACAAGCATCTCTTTGTCCAGGTGATTGATGACACAAAGATGCATACAGTTGCTTCAGTTTCCACAATGCAGAAGGCAATTGCTGAAGAGTTCAACTACACCTCTGGCCCAACAATT GAAGTAGCAAAGAGGGTGGGTGAGATCATTGCAAAATACTGTCTGGCGAAGGGAATCACAAAAGTAGCCTTTGACCGTGGTGGTTACCCGTATCATGGCCGTGTTAAAGCTCTCGCTGATGCGGCTCGCGAACATGGCCTGGAGTTCTAA
- the LOC131594677 gene encoding protein TIFY 3B-like, which yields MDGVSVKVEPEEFRGLESSPVAVDGVSSNMDDGSMVNSSANKSMAASRMNEAFPSTNQLTIFYNGNICIYNGIPAEKMQEIMLMASASAKSTETKNIVKQSPVPSPMPSRPSSPLAATDNIASSQALCFPAKKSSVCRLQEFPIARRHSLQRFLEKRRDRLGSKAPYPSSPITKVADNIENNFCSENSPDSVSLKGPNEEFQPTISAS from the exons ATGGATGGTGTCTCTGTCAAGGTTGAGCCTGAGGAGTTTAGGGGTCTAGAATCTTCTCCTGTTGCTGTTGATGGTGTTAGTTCCAACATGGATGATGGGTCAATGGTGAATTCTTCAGCAAACAA GTCGATGGCAGCATCTCGAATGAACGAGGCGTTTCCTAGTACAAATCAGCTTACCATCTTCTATAACGGGAATATCTGTATCTATAACGGAATTCCAGCAGAAAAG ATGCAAGAAATAATGCTCATGGCTTCTGCTTCTGCCAAGTCTACGGAAACGAAGAATATTGTGAAACAGTCTCCTGTTCCTTCACCTATGCCCTCAAGGCCCTCTTCTCCACTTGCTGCAACGGATAATATCGCTTCATCGCAGGCACTCTGCTTTCCTGCAAAGAAGAGTTCCGTCTGCAGGCTGCAAG AATTTCCAATAGCACGCAGACATTCACTTCAAAGGTTTCTTGAGAAGCGGCGAGACAG GTTGGGTAGTAAAGCACCTTATCCGTCTTCGCCGATAACAAAGGTGGCTGACAACATTGAGAACAACTTCTGCTCTGAGAATTCGCCAGATTCGGTTTCGTTGAAGGGGCCAAACGAAGAATTTCAGCCAACTATATCTGCCTCTTGA